A window of the Hordeum vulgare subsp. vulgare chromosome 5H, MorexV3_pseudomolecules_assembly, whole genome shotgun sequence genome harbors these coding sequences:
- the LOC123399784 gene encoding proteasome subunit alpha type-3, with protein sequence MSSIGTGYDLSVTTFSPDGRVFQVEYAGKAVDNSGTIVGIKCKDGIVLGVEKLITSKMILAGSNRRLHSVHRNSGLAVAGLAADGRQIVSRAKSEAANYEKVYGEPMPVKELADRVASYVHLCTLYWWLRPFGCGVILGGYDRDGPQLYMIEPSGLSYKYFGAALGKGRQAAKTEIEKLKLSELTCREGIVEVAKIIYGVHDEAKDKSFELELSWVCEESNRQHEKVPSDLLEQAKAAAQAALEEMDAD encoded by the exons ATGAGTAGCATAGGAACTGGGTATGATCTGTCCGTCACCACTTTCTCCCCGGACGGACGTGTCTTCCAGGTCGAGTATGCTGGCAAGGCCGTCGACAACAGCGG GACGATCGTTGGgatcaaatgcaaagatggaATTGTCCTT GGTGTGGAGAAGCTGATAACCTCAAAGATGATACTTGCCGGGTCGAACCGGAGACTTCATTCCGTGCACCGGAACTCTGGCTTG GCTGTGGCTGGGTTAGCAGCAGACGGTAGGCAGATAGTCTCAAGAGCAAAGTCAGAAGCAGCCAATTATGAAAA GGTATACGGAGAACCCATGCCTGTAAAGGAATTAGCTGATCGTGTTGCTAGCTATGTTCATCTGTGTACACTCTACTGGTGGCTCAG GCCTTTTGGCTGTGGAGTTATTCTTGGAGGTTATGATAGGGATGGGCCACAGCTCTACATGATCGAACCTTCAGGCCTCTCCTAT AAATATTTTGGTGCTGCTCTGGGTAAAGGTAGACAAGCTGCAAAAAC GGAGATTGAGAAATTGAAGCTTTCTGAGCTAACCTGCAGGGAAGGCATCGTTGAGGTTGCCAAGAT AATTTATGGTGTGCACGACGAAGCGAAAGACAAATCTTTTGAGCTGGAACTGAGCTGGGTATGTGAGGAATCTAACCGTCAGCACGAGAAG GTTCCGAGTGATCTTCTGGAGCAGGCCAAGGCAGCAGCGCAGGCAGCGTTGGAAGAGATGGATGCTGACTAA